CAGTCTAAAATCAGACTGCCTGGTTTCATATCTTGGCTTTGTTGCTAACTTACTGgctgtgcaaccttgggcaagttatttacctTCTCTGTGCCCCAGTTTTCCCATCAGTAAGATGGGAATAATAAGCATATTTATCTCCCAGAGCAGCAGAGCTCTCAGCATCACTCTTCCCAGGACCGGCAGTTACTGTCATTTTTCCTGGATCGTCCTCTCACCAGATCCTTGGAACTACATTCTATGTGTCCCAGTGTCATCCACAAGGGATTTGCCCCTTGGAGTCAGCCATGTGCAGCACAGCCTCACACCAACATAAGGGCTAGCTGCCAGTTCAACCTAAAGCGGATCTTGTGTCAGTTAAATGCTTCACATATTTACTAGACGGCAACTGTGTGTCAAGCATGATGCTAGatgcttttcatttattaattatgtAACCCTCACAACAAACACCACGAAGCAggagttttaaagttttgaaaaacattttaaagttaagaAAACTGAACCACAGAGAGGTTAAAAGCTTTCTTTGGCCCACAGACTAGCGAGTGCAGAACCCAGGAATGCTTGATCAGATAGGTTAATTGACACTTCAGTCTAGTTGGGAATCCAATGGGCAGGGTGTAAGGTCAAGCTCTCAGGACCTGAGTGCTTGCTGGAAGATATCACGGAAAAGAGAAAtttggtttgaatcctggctctgccaccttaGTAGTCAGGTGATCTTAGGCAAATGGCTTAACTTTTCAGAATATCACTTAAAGGTCAAATGAGATTGTTCTTTGTGCCAGTGACTGGAAGCAAAGCAGGGGACCTAGGGTGAAAATGGAACCATGAACTCTTTATTTCCAGCAAGAATTGGTGgagtacagaggaaaaaaagggaggcACGAGGGGAAAGTGGCCCTAGCAGAGCAGGCCATATCTGATTGATAACTGTTCCTTCTGCACCTGCCCCAGGTCTGCTCTTTCCTGAAAGGAGCCACCGAGTTGTGGAACATTGCCCCCACCTCTTCAAGGAGGTGCCCTGTGCCTAGAAGGGGAACTAGTGGATTTTGTATGTCAACCTTAAAAGCTTCGCCCTCAAGGTAAAGCCCTCTGCACTCCTTCTTCTGCTCAGTTGGGAAAGACAGAGTGCCTCCCAGTGCATTTGGTGAATTACAATCCCAGAAACACCTAAGAGAGGTAAGGCAAGGTGAGGCAAGACCAGGGAGGCCCTAAGGTTTCAAAGTGAGCCAATGACCTAGCTGCAGAATGTGGCAGTTGCAGGAGCCCCTCTGCTCCTGTGCAACTGCAGCTGGCTTCCTTTCTTCCCTAAATTCCTGCACCTTCTCATCCCCCCAACTCATGGAGACTCCCTTTTGGTCTCTTCCCCTGCTCtgctctggtcctgacccagctCAAGGACCAGAGTGTAGTGATCTACACTACACTGgagtttcttcctctcctttgctcACCTCCTGCTTATAGCAAATATGTACAGGAGACAAGAGATCTTTCAGGCCATTAGGCTTCCGCCCCTGATCTTTGCATGCTTGGGTGTGGGTGGTAATTATGTACCAACCCCAGGGCCCTTCACTCTGTACTTCCACATCTTGAGCCCTATCTCTTTGCCCAGACACCTGCTATAAGAAAGGTGCTGCTGTATTTCTTATGACACTACAACCCACGCAAGTCCCAACTCAGACAAGCCTCCTCAGAAGGTGGTTGATAATAactgagggcagggagagagggatgcTTGGAGTCCAAGATGTATTCTCCCTGATTCGGCAGTCCTAAAATCTTTCCTTGTAAACAAATAAGTCCACGAACCCCCCAAAGTCGCTGTGAGAAAGCCACTCTCCTATTCCCTCCTCCCCATGATTGGATCATCTTCCTCCCACCATCCTCCTGGattcatcatcataataataattCTAAGAGATAGTACGATTATCCTATCATTAAATGGAggaaatagaggcacagagaagttagtGATTTGCTCATGGTCACACGGCTCATGGCAGAGCTGGGTTGTGAATTTGAGTAACATAGATTCAGGCCCAGAGCACTTAATGACTGGTTCGGGCAGGATGTTCCTTCCCTTGGCTGAGAGGAACCTCCAGTGTTGGACACAACAGTCACGCTGGGAAAGGAAGCCATTGCAGAACCCACAGGGGcccttttcttattctcttcaGGTTGCAGAGTGCTCACCTCTGCTGGGGTACCAGCTCAGCCACCATCATCACTGCGGCTCCTGGGGTGGAGCACTAGTGAGAGTGCATTCTGTGCCAGGAGGTCCAAGAGTCTCTATCCCAGTTCcttcccacccccctcacccTCACTGAGTGCACCTTCTATGTCCATGTGGATGGGCACACCCATGAGGAGGCTTGTCAGATGGGCCTGATCTTTGAGCCAACTGCTCTTGCTGTAGCTTAAGCCATCCACCTGTTGGGTCCACTGGGGACTATAGGATAGAAGGATAGTTAGATGGAGGTTTTCCCTTAGAATACCGGCTGTCTCTTTGGATTTATAATTATGCGTGCTTCTGCCCTGCATGTAAAGGAGAAGCCCACCTTCTTGATCTGCAGAGATTGGGGCTGGAAGGAAGGCAGGTATCAAGTCCTTGTTCCTTCCCACAAATATGCTTCCAAAGGGTCTTACAAAAGGACCTAGAAGAGTGGCTGGACTCAGAACACTTAATTTACTTCCTTACCTCCTTGAGGAACTCTTCCCTCATCAGGTTTACATCTCCTAACTCCAGGGCTCAAACCCCACACAAGCTGTACTGGTTGTTTGAGGACAGAGCCTGGTGTCAGGATAGTCTGAGCATTCCACTTCCACACCCTCGAGGGTAAGAATAAACACTATCAGCTCTGATTCCAAAATTAGTTCCCTTAATAAAAAAGTAACCTCCTTATCATCTTTACTGCCACACCACACCCAAACGTTCCTTTCAGTTCCCACAGGGAAGgcatcaagaaaattaaaagaaaggggctccccgatgtttataacagccatgtccacaatagccaaactgtggaaggagccttgttgtccatcaaaagatgaatggataaagaagatgtggtctgtgtatacaatggaatattcctcagccattagaaatgacgaacacccaccatttgcctcgacgtggatggagctggagggtatcatgctgagtgaagtaagtcaatcggagaaggacaaacattatatggtctcattcatttggggaatatgtaaaatactgaaagggaataaaggggaaaggagagaaaatgagagggaaatatcagaaagggagacagaacatggaagactcctaactctgggaaatgaactaggggtggtggaaggggaggagggcggggggtggggggtgactgggtgacgggcactgaggggggcacttgatgggatgagcactgggggttattctgtatgtgggcaaattgaacaccaataaaaaataaatttataaaaaaaaaaaaaagaaaagaaagggggtgGGAGTCTTGTTCCCACCATCCTCAGAACAGCGTGGCCTCTGTCTGTCCTCAGGCCAGGTTCCAAGCTGAAGAAGCTGAGGAAGAATGCAGCTCCCAAGCAAGGACGTGCTTCCACACTAACTAGTTCTGGGTTGGGGGTGCTGAGGATTAGGCTCTTTTGACAAAGCCATAAGAATAGTAAGGGGAAGCAGGATGTGTAGTCATCTGGGTCTGCTTAAGGTGGTCCTGCCTGTTAACTGTGGTTCCAGCCTCCCA
This genomic window from Canis aureus isolate CA01 chromosome 8, VMU_Caureus_v.1.0, whole genome shotgun sequence contains:
- the LOC144318692 gene encoding uncharacterized protein LOC144318692, which produces MPSRGLRHSGGWRRKGSPSTLDCQCLKAPRFTFNAPFSSVCSFLKGATELWNIAPTSSRRCPVPRRGTSGFCMSTLKASPSRAQTPHKLYWLFEDRAWCQDSLSIPLPHPRGSHREGIKKIKRKGLPDVYNSHVHNSQTVEGALLSIKR